In the Marinomonas algicola genome, one interval contains:
- a CDS encoding 23S rRNA (adenine(2030)-N(6))-methyltransferase RlmJ has protein sequence MLSYRHIYHAGNHADILKHIIVSQICKHLIKKEAPFFYLDTHAGIGEYSLESAQAQKNKEFESGIAKLIAQQKLPEPIADFVDLVKSMNAKESVLTYPGSPKVVAYYQRLKDKMHLCELHPNDYPILASLFPSKRKANVQNGDGFAAVKAMLPPPQKRGFVLMDPPYEVKQDYHTVVDALAEGHKRFPTGTYAIWYPVLSRQQADNLINSVEATKIRNILLVELLIRDANTEQGMNGSGMILVNPPWTLKAEAEQYLPTLQTLLGEGDGASFQVRCITPE, from the coding sequence ATGCTGAGTTATCGCCATATTTACCATGCAGGCAATCATGCAGACATTTTAAAACACATAATAGTGAGTCAAATCTGTAAACATTTGATCAAGAAAGAAGCGCCTTTTTTCTATCTTGATACACACGCTGGTATTGGAGAATATTCCCTTGAGTCCGCACAAGCACAAAAAAACAAAGAATTTGAATCAGGTATTGCCAAGCTGATTGCGCAACAAAAACTCCCAGAACCTATTGCTGACTTTGTTGATTTAGTAAAATCAATGAACGCGAAAGAGAGCGTATTAACTTATCCTGGCAGCCCGAAAGTCGTTGCATACTATCAACGCTTAAAAGATAAAATGCATTTATGCGAATTACACCCCAACGACTACCCTATTTTAGCAAGCCTCTTCCCAAGCAAACGTAAAGCCAATGTACAAAATGGAGATGGGTTTGCCGCGGTGAAAGCGATGCTACCACCACCACAAAAACGTGGCTTCGTGCTGATGGATCCGCCTTACGAGGTCAAACAAGATTACCACACGGTTGTCGATGCACTTGCAGAAGGTCATAAACGTTTTCCCACTGGCACCTATGCTATATGGTATCCTGTGTTGTCTCGCCAACAAGCGGACAACCTAATTAACTCAGTTGAAGCAACGAAAATCCGTAATATACTGCTGGTTGAGCTACTGATTCGTGACGCAAATACGGAACAAGGCATGAATGGTAGCGGGATGATTTTAGTTAACCCTCCTTGGACTCTCAAGGCAGAAGCAGAGCAGTATTTACCGACATTGCAGAC